In Embleya scabrispora, the DNA window GCTTGTGCTCGCCCAGCACCTCCCCGGTGACGATCCGCTTGCGCTGGAAGGAGACCACCCGGCCGGTCACCTCGACCGAGCCGAAGTGCAGGCGGGCCGCGCCCCACTCCCGGCTGCGCACCGTCTCCAGGATCCGGATCTCGGTGACCTCGCGCGCACTGGTGGTCCAGTCCGGATTCGCGGGCCGCACCAGCGCCACCCCCTCGCCGAGGTCGAGCTCGCGGACCAGGTAGGTGTCACCCTGGTGCAGGTGTACCGCCCCCGGGTGCACCGCCGAGTGCGCGGCGGGCGCGTCGACCGTGCCCAGGATGCGGCCGGTGTCCTGCTCCACCACCCGCACCGCCGGCCCGCCCGCGCCGCGGATGTCGGTCAGGTCGGTGGCCCGCTCCCGGCTGGTCCAGTACCAGCCGGTGGACCGCCTGCGCAGCAGCCCGCGCCGTTCCAGACCCGGCAACAACTCGGCGGCCACCGGCCCGAACAGCTCCAGGTCCTCGTCGGTCAGCGCGAACTCGGCCGCGGCCGCGCACAGGTGCGGGGCCAGCACGTACGGGTTGTCCGGATCGAGCACCGTCGCCTCGACCGGCCGATCGAACAGCGCCTCGGGATGGTGCACCAGGAACGTGTCCAGCGGATCGTCCCGCGCCACCAGCACGGCCAGCGCCTCCCGCCCGGCCCGTCCCGCGCGCCCGGCCTGCTGCCACAGCGAGGCCCGGGTGCCGGGGTAGCCCGCGATCAGCACCGCGTCCAAGCCGGAGATGTCCACCCCCAACTCGAGCGCGGTGGTCGCGGCCACCCCCAGCAGGCTGCCGTCGTGCAGCGCCCGCTCGATCGCCCGCCGCTCCTGGGGCAGGTAGCCCGCGCGATAGGTGGCCACCCGGTCGGCCAACCCCTCGTCCACCCGGGCCAGGCGGTCCCGGGCGATCACCCGCACCACCTCCGCGCCGCGCCGCGAGCGCACGAACGCCACCGTGCGCACCCCGTCGAGCACCAGGTCGGTGAGCAGATCGGCGGTCTCGGCGGTCGCGGTACGCCGTACGGGCGCCCCGTGTTCACCCTCGTGGCCGGTCAGCGGCGGCTCCCACAGGGCGAACACCAGTTCGCCGTGCGGCGAGCCGTCCTCGGTCACCGCGACCACCGGCGCGCCGATCAACCGCTCCGCCGCGACGGCCGGATCGGACACCGTGGCCGACGCCAGGATGAATACCGGCTCCGATCCGTACCGGCGACACACCCGACGCAACCGACGGATCAACTGGGCCACATGCGAGCCGAAAACCCCGCGATATGTGTGGCATTCGTCGATCACCACGTAGCGCAGCGTGCGCAGAAAGGAACCCCACGAGCGGTGCCCGGGCAACAGCGCGCGGTGCACCATGTCGGGATTCGTCAGGACGTACGACGCGTGCGCGCGAACCCATTGGCGGACCTCCACCGGGGTGTCACCGTCGTACGTGGCGGTGCGGACACACCCGAGCGCGGGATTCGCGGCGCGCAACTCCTCGACGGCGCGCGCCTGATCCGAGGCCAGCGCCTTGGTCGGAGAGAGGTAGAGTGCGGTCGCACCGCGCCCGCTGGGCGCGCCCGCGCCCTCGACCAGGGTCGTGAGAACCGGCAACAGATAGGCGAGGGACTTGCCCGAGGCGGTGCCGGTGGCGATCACGACCGAGCGGCCGGATGCCGCAACAGAGGCGGCGCGGGCCTGATGTTCCCACGGCAGTACGATACCCGCGCCGCGAAACGCGTCGCCCACCTCCGGCCGAACCCAATCGGGCCAGGCCGAGGTGACGCCTTCGCGAGCGGGTATGTGCCGGACGTGCGTCACTCGTTCGGGTCGATCCCGACCCGCCACAAGGCGGCCGAGAAGACCTTCCGGGGGGCGTGTACTGGGCTGCATCGGGCACCAGTGTTACATCCAATGTCGCGGGATTCATCGTCCCCTAGTGCCCATAAGTGGTTGAATGCCTTGGCGGCTGCCGATCCATGGGGGGCGACCGCTCAAGAGCAAGGTGCTGGAGGATCCGTGGACTTGTCCCTGTCGACCCGAACCGAGGGCGGTCGTACGATCGTCGAGGTGGGCGGCGAGATCGATGTATACACCGCACCCAAGCTGCGCGAGCAACTGGTGGAACTCGTCAACGAAGGCCAGTTCCACCTGATCGTCGACATGGAAGCAGTCGACTTCCTGGACTCGACCGGGCTCGGCGTGCTGGTGGGCGGCCTGAAGCGGGTGCGTGCCCACGAAGGGTCGCTGCAGTTGGTGTGCACTCAGGAGCGCATCCTGAAGATCTTCCGCATCACCGGCCTGACCAAGGTCTTCCCGATTCATCCGTCGGTGGCCACGGCCATCGAGGCGTCCGACTGACCGACCGTACGTCCTGACCGGACGCACATCGCACCCGCGCGAATCCGGGCGGGTGCACGCACGGCTGGGGGAACGAACCATGGCCATCGTCGAGCTGCGCTTCAGCGCGCTGCCCGAACACGTCCGCACGGCGCGGCTCGTCGCCGCCGCCGTGGCGCGGCGAGCGGGGGTTGCTGAGACGGTGCTCGACGAGGTGCGCCTCGCCGTCGGCGAGGCGTGTTCCCGCGCCGTCGGGATGCACCGGAGCCGGGCGGACGACGACCGCCCGGTCACGGTCACCCTGGACGACGGCGACGGCCGCTTCAGTATCGAGGTCAACGACGGCGTGCCGCAGCCGGCGTTGACCGAGGCGGGCCTCGCGGAGGGGGCCGGGCTGGTGCCCGACCTGTCCGCGAACGGCTCCGGCCTCGACCTGATCGAGAACGAGATGGGTCTGGCCGTGATTCTCGGCCTCGTCGACGATCTCGACGTGCGGGCCGGCGCCGAGGGCGGCGTGATCCGCATGTCGTGGCCCTCCGGCGCCAAGTCCGCCGAGACCGTGGGCTGACCCGGGGCCCGTCCGGCCCCGCCCCGCTCCACCACGTCACCCCGCTCCACCGCATCGCCTCCGGGACACCCGGGGGCGATTTTCGGCGTTCCCGTGTATCCCGATTTCCGGGTCGTAAAACCTGATTCCGGATCGATACGCCGATTTTGGGAATCGCGCCCGGATTTCATCGGTAATTTGATCCGATCATGGCGATTCCCATGGTCTGATCTTGATCATTTGCATACACTCCTTTCGCATTGAGAAGTCCCGATCTGAAAGTGCTCCTAGCCAAGGAGGACGAATGTCCGGGATCCACCCCTCCGAACTCCAACTCGCCTCGGACGTGTCCGTGTCCGGCGGCAATCTCACCTATGTCGTGATCGTCGCGGTGATCGCCCTCGGTGCCCTGGGCGTCGCCGCCGGACTCGTGCGTCAAGTGCTCGGCGCCGACGAGGGCACCGATTCCATGCGCCGGATCGCCGTCGCGATCCAGGAAGGCGCGGCGGCCTACCTCACCCGGCAGTTCCGCACGCTCGCCGTGTTCGCGGCGGGTGTCTTCTTCCTGCTCATGCTGTTGCCGGCCGACGACTGGAACCAGCGCATCGGCCGCTCGCTGTTCTTCCTGGTGGGCGCGGTCTTCTCGGCCGTCACCGGGTACGTCGGCATGTGGCTCGCGGTGCGCAGCAACGTGCGCGTGGCCGCGGCCGCCCGAGCCGGCGCCGGCAGCCGGGACACCGCGATGCGGATCGCCTTCCGCACCGGCGGGGTCGCCGGCATGTTCACCGTCGGCCTGGGCCTGTTCGGCGCCGCGCTCGTGGTCATCCTGTACCGCGAGAACGCGCCCAAGGTGCTGGAGGGCTTCGGCTTCGGCGCGGCGCTGCTGGCGATGTTCATGCGCGTCGGCGGCGGCATCTTCACCAAGGCCGCCGACGTCGGCGCCGACCTGGTCGGCAAGGTCGAGCAGGGCATCCCCGAGGACGACCCGCGCAACGCCGCGACGATCGCCGACAACGTCGGGGACAACGTGGGCGACTGCGCGGGCATGGCCGCCGACCTGTTCGAGTCGTACGCGGTCACCCTGGTCGCCGCGCTGATCCTGGGCAAGGCGGCGTTCGGTGACGCGGGCCTGGTCTTCCCGCTGATCGTGCCGGCGATCGGGGTGCTGACCGCCGTGGTGGGCATCTACACGGTCGCCCCCCGTGCGGGCGACCGCAGCGGGATGAGCGCGATCAACCGGGGCTTCTTCGTCTCGGCGGTCATCTCGCTGATCCTGGTCGCGGGCGCCGCGTTCCTGTACCTGCCGAGCAAGTTCTCGGACCTGGACGGGCTGACCGACCAGGAGATCCTCGCGCACGACGCCGACCCGCGCGTGTTCGCGCTGGTGGCGGTGCTGATCGGGATCGTGCTCGCCGCGGTCATCCAGCAGTTGACCGGCTACTTCACCGAGACCAGCAGGCGACCGGTGCGCGACGTCACCAAGACCTCGCTGACCGGTCCGGCCACGGTGATCCTCTCCGGCATCGCGCTCGGTCTGGAGTCGGCGGTGTACGCGGCGGTGCTGATCTCGGTCGCGGTGCTCGGCGCGTATCTGCTCGGCGCCGGCATCGTCATGCTCGCGCTGTTCGCGGTGGCGCTGGCGGGCACCGGTCTGTTGACCACGGTCGGGGTGATCGTGGCCATGGACACCTTCGGGCCGGTCTCCGACAACGCGCAGGGCATCGCGGAGATGTCCGGCGACGTCGAGGGCGAGGGCGCGCAGGTGCTCACCGAACTCGACGCCGTCGGCAACACCACCAAGGCGATCACCAAGGGCATCGCCATCGCGACCGCCGTGCTCGCGGCGACCGCGCTGTACGGGTCCTACCGGGACGCGGTGCGCACGGCCGTGGACGAGGCGGGCGGCCTGGACGCGGCGTCCAAGCTCACCTCGCTCTCGTTCGCCACCGACATCACCCAGCCGAACAACCTGGTCGGGCTGATCCTGGGCGCGGCCGTGGTGTTCCTGTTCAGCGGCCTGGCGATCAACGCGGTCTCCCGCGCGGCGGGCGCGGTGGTCTTCGAGGTGCGCAACCAGTTCCGCACCCGACCCGGGATCATGGACGGCAGCGAGTCGCCCGAGTACGGCCGGGTGGTGGACATCTGCACCCGCGACTCGCTGCGCGAGTTGGCCACGCCCGGACTGCTCGCGGTGATGGCCCCGATCGCGGTCGGCTTCACCCTGGGCATCGGCCCGCTGGCCGCGTTCCTCGCCGGGGCGATCGGTACCGGCACCCTGATGGCGGTCTTCCTGGCCAACTCCGGCGGGGCCTGGGACAACGCCAAGAAGATGGTCGAGGACGGCAGCTACGGCGGCAAGGGCTCGGCCGCGCACGAGGCCACCATCATCGGCGACACGGTCGGCGACCCGTTCAAGGACACCGCCGGCCCGGCGATCAACCCGCTGCTCAAGGTGATGAACCTGGTGTCGCTGCTGATCGCGCCGGCGGTGGTCAAACTGAGCATCGGCGCGGACGAGAACGGCGCCCTGCGGGCCCTCGCGGCGGCCTTCTCGGTCGTGGTGATCGTGGGCGCGGTCTGGTACAGCAAACGCAAGTCGGTGGTCGTCGGCGACGGCGACGCGGACCGCGAGGAGCAGCCGACCAAGGCGGCGGCCTGATCCTTCGATCCGAGGTACGTACGGGCGCGGAACCGGAGAAACCGGGACCGCGCCCGTGCCGCGTCCGGGCCCGCGGTTTGACCGGACACCTTCACGCTGTGCGAGTCTGCGTCCGGCTCCGAGGGAAGTCCGAACGAAGGTGGAAGCGTGTCGAGGAAGTTCCTGGTGGTCTCCGCGCTGGTCCTGGCGTCGGCCCTGACCGCGTGCGGCGGCGGCGACGGCAAGAGCGACGAGGACAAGAAGAAGCAGGCCGACCTGAAGGCGTGGGCCGCCAAGGTCTGCGCGACGGAGGTCACGGCGCGGATCGACGAGGCCCGGGCGGCGCTCGCCGACGTGGACAAGGTGGTCCCCAACGAGCCGCCCACGACCCTGCGCACCCGGCTCGCGGTGGACGTGTCCCGGCTCGCGGACGCGGACAACGCGCTGGCCGACGCGATCGACAAGGCGTCCATACCGGCGGTGCCCGACGGCGCCACGCTGCGCATGTCCGTGGTCGACGAACTGCGCAACGCGGCCAAGGGCTGGACCGGGATCCAGCACCGGATCGAGGGCCTGGCGACCGACCAGCAGAACGTGTTCGCCGACGGGCTGCGCTCGCTGGGGCCGGAGATCGACGCGCTGCGCGCG includes these proteins:
- a CDS encoding DEAD/DEAH box helicase, with the translated sequence MQPSTRPPEGLLGRLVAGRDRPERVTHVRHIPAREGVTSAWPDWVRPEVGDAFRGAGIVLPWEHQARAASVAASGRSVVIATGTASGKSLAYLLPVLTTLVEGAGAPSGRGATALYLSPTKALASDQARAVEELRAANPALGCVRTATYDGDTPVEVRQWVRAHASYVLTNPDMVHRALLPGHRSWGSFLRTLRYVVIDECHTYRGVFGSHVAQLIRRLRRVCRRYGSEPVFILASATVSDPAVAAERLIGAPVVAVTEDGSPHGELVFALWEPPLTGHEGEHGAPVRRTATAETADLLTDLVLDGVRTVAFVRSRRGAEVVRVIARDRLARVDEGLADRVATYRAGYLPQERRAIERALHDGSLLGVAATTALELGVDISGLDAVLIAGYPGTRASLWQQAGRAGRAGREALAVLVARDDPLDTFLVHHPEALFDRPVEATVLDPDNPYVLAPHLCAAAAEFALTDEDLELFGPVAAELLPGLERRGLLRRRSTGWYWTSRERATDLTDIRGAGGPAVRVVEQDTGRILGTVDAPAAHSAVHPGAVHLHQGDTYLVRELDLGEGVALVRPANPDWTTSAREVTEIRILETVRSREWGAARLHFGSVEVTGRVVSFQRKRIVTGEVLGEHKLDLPERCLRTRAVWWTVTPEQVAEAGIDPTDLPGAAHAAEHASIGLLPLFATCDRWDIGGVSTSLHPDTRLPTVFVYDGHPGGAGFAERAYVTADTWLTATREAIASCECDHGCPSCIQSPKCGNGNQPLNKPAAIALLDALLGEARGTGGGSG
- a CDS encoding STAS domain-containing protein, giving the protein MDLSLSTRTEGGRTIVEVGGEIDVYTAPKLREQLVELVNEGQFHLIVDMEAVDFLDSTGLGVLVGGLKRVRAHEGSLQLVCTQERILKIFRITGLTKVFPIHPSVATAIEASD
- a CDS encoding ATP-binding protein; translated protein: MAIVELRFSALPEHVRTARLVAAAVARRAGVAETVLDEVRLAVGEACSRAVGMHRSRADDDRPVTVTLDDGDGRFSIEVNDGVPQPALTEAGLAEGAGLVPDLSANGSGLDLIENEMGLAVILGLVDDLDVRAGAEGGVIRMSWPSGAKSAETVG
- a CDS encoding sodium-translocating pyrophosphatase yields the protein MSGIHPSELQLASDVSVSGGNLTYVVIVAVIALGALGVAAGLVRQVLGADEGTDSMRRIAVAIQEGAAAYLTRQFRTLAVFAAGVFFLLMLLPADDWNQRIGRSLFFLVGAVFSAVTGYVGMWLAVRSNVRVAAAARAGAGSRDTAMRIAFRTGGVAGMFTVGLGLFGAALVVILYRENAPKVLEGFGFGAALLAMFMRVGGGIFTKAADVGADLVGKVEQGIPEDDPRNAATIADNVGDNVGDCAGMAADLFESYAVTLVAALILGKAAFGDAGLVFPLIVPAIGVLTAVVGIYTVAPRAGDRSGMSAINRGFFVSAVISLILVAGAAFLYLPSKFSDLDGLTDQEILAHDADPRVFALVAVLIGIVLAAVIQQLTGYFTETSRRPVRDVTKTSLTGPATVILSGIALGLESAVYAAVLISVAVLGAYLLGAGIVMLALFAVALAGTGLLTTVGVIVAMDTFGPVSDNAQGIAEMSGDVEGEGAQVLTELDAVGNTTKAITKGIAIATAVLAATALYGSYRDAVRTAVDEAGGLDAASKLTSLSFATDITQPNNLVGLILGAAVVFLFSGLAINAVSRAAGAVVFEVRNQFRTRPGIMDGSESPEYGRVVDICTRDSLRELATPGLLAVMAPIAVGFTLGIGPLAAFLAGAIGTGTLMAVFLANSGGAWDNAKKMVEDGSYGGKGSAAHEATIIGDTVGDPFKDTAGPAINPLLKVMNLVSLLIAPAVVKLSIGADENGALRALAAAFSVVVIVGAVWYSKRKSVVVGDGDADREEQPTKAAA